CAATTTATCCTTACTGGGTTTCAACTGTGGAGTACAAAGTTATTGTTTTGATGGAGAAAGTTTGCATTTTAGGATTATGGAATTTCCATGATTTTCACATTTATATGAAATTTGGGATTTGGGTAATTTGAAAGTGGTTTATTGTCTTGATTTTTGCTCTGTGGGATTGGAAGTTTGGTAATCTGGTAAATATATGCAGCATTTCCActattaataatttgacaagcTTCTGTGTTTTTGGTAAAAACTTCCCTAAATTATGCTGCGTGTATTTTGTTGGTTAATCGTTGCGTATCTGAACCGTCGTTTGCTCAATTTCTTGTTCGAATAGTTTTTCGAGTTGAATTTACAATGTGATTGGTGTTAtgttcatcaactattctaatTCAGGAGAAGTCGGTTGCTGAGCCAGGCTCTGTCAGTGATAGCAGTAGTCAAGCTACGACTTCCTCTACGAGCTCTGGCCCTCCGGAATTTCCAAACAAGAATACCAACAGGCAAGTAGCGGTGGTTTCCACTCTTGCGGCGGTCGTGCTTTTCTTATCAGGAAGACTAGATTTTGGTGTTTCTTTGAAGGACCTATCTCTTGCTGCATTACCTTATGAAGAGGTTCGTCCTATTAGTTATACCCTTTTTACTTTGTCCAGCATCATGAGGTGTTGTGGATGGGTCGGTAGGTGGTTGTGATGAGCATGATTGAGAACCTAGACAAGCATATATCCTCAAAACAATAGCTTAGATATTAAGTTTAAATCAACCATTTCAGTGGTGAGATTCAAACATTATTCCTCAACGGATCATATACGTCCTGGAACTTGGACAATGTAGTAATTTGAACATCAGTCACTCTTGTACTTTTTCAGAAAAGCAAGGCACATATTTGTtgccttttattttctgaagtTTACGAATCGCATATAGACACATCTTGGTTTGTTAATCCCCGTGACTTCAGTTAGCTAATTTGTGTTTTCCAGCATGTATATGTGTGTCAATGAATGTAGACATAATCTTCAATGTGAAATTTGTGCTGTTATTTTCTTACGATCTTCTGTAATTTATGGTTGATTAGGCTCTTTCGAATGGGAAGCCTACTGTTGTCGAGTTCTATGCCGATTGGTGTGAAGTATGCAAGGAATTAGCTCCAGATGTGTATAAAGTTGAGCAGCAGTACAAGTATGATCTTCAAGTTATAACTTGTTATTGCTTATAATTGCATATCTTTATAACGCGTAAATATAGTGAATGCCATTTTtggttatttatttttctgaaatACTTGAGAATCTAAATATCTGAGAGTTCAGTTTCTTCTTTTGATAATAGTAGATTCTTCATTATCTACCAATTCTTGTATGCAGGGATCGTGTAAATTTTGTTATGCTGAATGTTGACAACACAAAGTGGGAACAAGAGCTTGATGAGTTTGGTGTTGAGGGTATTCCACACTTTGCATTCCTAGATAAAGCGGGAAATGAAGAGGGGAACGTAGTAGGCAGGCTTCCAGAAAAGTACCTGCTTGAGAATGTGGATGCTCTTGCCCGTGGAGAAGCCTCCATACCTCATGCTCGTGTAGTGGGGCAGTTTTCAAGTGCTGAAGCCAGAAAGGTTCACCAAGTTCCTGATCCAAGAAGTCACGGATAGGTGCTCACTAATTTTGGAGAAGAACCCATCAGGTTGTTAAAGGAATTACATATAAAGGTAATCAGTTTCCACCTTGCTAATAAAATGCtgtgaattttttaattacaatcAAGTTTCTAGTTAGAAACCATTTTATTCGTGGAATTAATTAGTTAGCTGAAGCTTATTGAATTGGAGAACCGTAGATGCCATTTCGTCATTCATTAGCAAAGGATTCCATGCTCGGTACCATGTTAATGAACCCCATTATATCTGATTGGATTGCACCAGATGTGTAATCTGATGAAATTGCTCTTAACAAAGGAATCTGAGTTATAACCTACTTGATAGAGGTAATTTTAGTCGATCTCCAGCACTGTATTGGAAGAAGGTTAGACAGGCTGTTGGCGACCGCATGTATTGCTTTTAGAACTTTATACAGTATCACTACTCTAGCTTGTTTTGCCTCTGTATTTCAGGGGAGGCTGAATCTCGATACTATTTGACCTGCAGGTTAAACATCGCCGAATGATACTAGTTGCTGCCAGTCCTGTTCATATGCCTCTTGTGAGTTACTTGGCTTACTCTTGCGACTCAGTTTTCAACTTGCACTTCAATTGTAAAGCCCCGTAGAGGAAGAGAATCCTTGCATTGCAAATTTATTACTTTGCTAAGACATCTTTCATACTATATACCTTACTTGAATAAATTCTTTGTGGAGTTCCTCTACCATATTGGACACCCCATAAAATACAACTAATAGAAATTGATGGTTTTGATAACAATTAAGATCGTGATGATAAACCacaattattttgtatatggtGACGACTAAATCATCGTTTAGATGATTAAGAAATCAATGGTATCTACTATGAATCTATGATTGAGTATTTGTTGATCACAACTGAGTTGGAGAACCCTTAATCAAATGCAAGCAAGTTTCAATGGTTTGAAACAACCCTAAGTATTGGCATTTAGTTGGGTGAACCATTTTGAGTAGGAAAGCCTTGTGGATGTAGTCTAATCAAGTTGCAGGTTAACAATGGAATCTTGAGTTCTAAAAAACCCTTAAACCCGTATTGACTTGGGAGCTAGGTAGTTGCCTAGTTGGCTTGAGCATGCACATGCAAAGTTCCTCCTTTCTCAGATGTGGGATTCACTCTCAACCAAGAGTATGATCGGTTCAGGAGTAGATTTTTTAGCATATCCAAGAATAAATGTCAAAGTGAAATGTTAAACTTGAATAAAAGTAACTTGAGTGACAATCTcacatttgaaattttttgggaCTCCAGTTGAACAGCGGCGGAATGTCaaatgaaagttatttattttacttttctaaAAGTAAATGGATGAGATGCAACAAATGTATACGAAATCTAATTCCATTAAATTGGAAAGTGGTTAAACTATTACTTGTGGGAGATAGAGTTTGCATTAGATGGAATTGATGCACAATTAATACGTTTAAAATCTCTTTAGTTACATTACTACTTTTTATTTAGAGCTCTTGGATTCTAGGTGTATTAGCATGGATCTTTAGCAATAAATCGAGGCTTGCTTTTTCTTGTTATAAAAACCCTGCAATATTTTGACCTTGCATCACCACCAAATTGTATCCCGACTCTCTTTCAAGTACATCAATGGCAATCAAACTGcagttggttttgttttgtatggTCTTCATAGCTCTCTTGGCTCTTGCCCAATGTAAAACGACTTCCCCGCACTCTCTTTTTCTATCTGCAcatttctgttttatttttgttctttgatTTACACATTCCGAATGGTGCCACATATAAGAAGTAAATGTGCGGAAATCATTATATGCATCTCTATATAGGCTTGTCAAAGAAAATTAcactttcttcttgtttttgatcttcgatcttctttaatttacatattatattttaattaaacagGCGATGAAGGAATTGGGATTAGTAGCAACAAGAAGGATATTGTAGTGGAGAATTTAAGAGTGAAAGGTGATGGTGAGAATTTAACGTTTTGTTCACAAGAAACATGTAGCTCGGGCACCGGATTGGGTacaaaaatatgtttttgttgcGCTTTTTTCACTATGTGTTGGGATACTTTCGAAGAATGTAAGGCAAAATGCCATCCCTAGCTAATCCATCTCTTCATCATCAACTTTTAGAGATGGGGACTTGTATTACTATTAGGGCTTATTACTTTGTCTCAACTTTGTAGACGAGCAATAAATAACTTGTGATGAGCCCTTTTCAAGGCTTCTCCTTCTACTTTAATTAGGTTTAGTCTACATTAACAACCAATAATTATCTCAAGAATACATGCAATTATCCTTAAAAATGTTATTCTTACAATCTATTGGTACCACCATTTGTATAGTTTCTATAATAAAGATGAGACTCATATGTGTTGGTAGATCCTACGTTCATTAGAGATATGGTATAAATAGATGATAAATGCAGCACTACTCATTAGTCCTTGAGGTCACCACCCCACCTATACATTTTTGCGAACGTATCTATCGTTAAAAGACTTTTTAAATTTGACTCATTTACTCTCCAATATAAACGAAAAAAGTTGGGAGTTATATATGACTTTGGTACCATATATAATCAAATTCATTTCTGACTTCGGATATAACTCTAGGATTAAAAGTGGAACCCCCACATTTAGCTAAAAAAGAAGTTATATTCAACTCTAAAATTGACTTAAACCCTTATATAACCAAAAAATAACTATGCAAGTTGTATTTCATTGCATGTAAAAGCGCTTTGGCATGCCAAAAGCGCTAATCAGTTGGtattttaattggaaattaatcACTCATTTGGACTCACTAAAAATATGTTTTATAATCTAAACTAATATTTTTTAGGTTAATATTGAAAGATCTCCTTGCAAAATTCACTAAAATCGGAAGCCACTTGGTTATCTAATTGTGATATGACATATAGACGATAATAGAGTTGTCGATAAACAATGAAATGtatacaataataattaaatgattttaattcaaatgaaattttgtaaggatgatcttgtaagatcccacatcgcccaggggtgtggatcctgtaagtcttctatgtatattctcatctctacctagcacgaggccttttgggaacttactagcttcgggttccatcggaactccgaagttaagcgagtttgcgcgagagcaatcccatgatgggtgacctactaggaagttctcgtgtgagttcccagaaacaaaactgtgagggcgtggtcggggcccaaagcggacaatatcgtgttacggcggagtcgagcccaggatgtgacaatttggtattagagccaatccctgaccggaagtgtgccgacgaggacgtcgagcccctaaggggggtggattgtaagatcccacatcgcctagggtgtggatcttgtaagccttatatgtatattcctatctctacctagtacgaggcattttgggaactcactggcttcgggttccatcggaacttcgaagttaagtgagttcgcacaagagcaatctcatgatgggtgacccattgggaagttctcgtgtgagttcctagaaacaaaaccgtgagggagtgGTCGGgatccaaagcggacaatatcgtgttacggtggagtcgagcccgggtcAAGATGTGACAGATCTAGTAATGATAACCTAAATATGAACGGACTGAATCATGAAATTACATTGTAGAGTGGACTTAAACGAGTGGTTATTGCCATATTAAAATACTAACTAGTCAGTGGTTAAGTGCTACAACAATATACTTACACTAAGGGGTAAATGAATAAATTAGTTTCAAACTCGTCATTCTCAACATTCAAAtgtaagacctcttacttaccaTTGAAGAAGAATACACCGTAGCACTAGTGATGATACAATAACTAGTGTAATGACTTTAGTTGGCAAGTAGAATTTGGTAAAAATAAGGAAAAGTCAGATAGAGATAACATTTGCTAGAGATAAAAGTGGAACATGTGCAATGTACCACActatttattttggtaattgtATCACACAACGAATGCAGGTAAAGAGAGGGGAGGAATATTGGTATTTTTACTTTCACCTTGATCTTGTGTGTTGTAATGAGGTAACAACCATACCTCTATATATAAGGGTTTTCATCCGACACAACCTTACATGCATGGAGAAAAATTTTACCTCCCTACTTTTCCACCCAAGGCTTTCAATGGATGTCACCAAATCTATTTtggtttgcttcatcatataaTCATATATGTGACATTCACACTAAATTtcacataaaattaatttattaactATTGTCAAAGAAGAGAATTGTTTTGATGGACATCTATGAAAACCTAAAATGAGTccaaatataaatttatttgtTAAACTAAAACTCAATGTCTACATTATAGATTTTTAGAGGTGTTCTACAcacctttttttacttctcacactttTTGTTAATCTTTGTCCtgtgatctttttcaattcattcaatttgaCGGTAAAAAATTGAGAGGGTGTGTGAGAGAatcaaaacataaaactcaagGGAGCTCAGCTAGCTTTGAGATTAGATCTAATATATTCATGAGGGTCTGCACACAAAATGATTTCTGTTTTATGACGTCACTTTACTACATTGCCTAATAAGCTATTTGTTGAAGGTGAACTCTGTTCACTTAACCAAGGATCGTGTACAGAAACAGGAGAGCTATCCTTGTCCTCTTCCATGGAAGCTAGAGAGCTATCTACCCTCAGTGAAACTATTGATCTTTGGCTTCGTATACCGGCCTTCTTAGCCGTCGCACCTCCGAATGACTTCTCACTTCCATTATATGGTGATGAACAAGACGACGCCACTGATGATCCCATGCATATGTTTTCCTTCATTGTTGCCCACCCGCTGCGCCGGACAAACTCCAGTTCTTCTGCCACCTCTGTCATAGAAGGCCTCATGTCACTGTGAAAAGCAAGGCATCGAAATGCAAGCTCAGCCACCTTGTTAACAGAATAAAGAGTCCATGCATCCCTATCTGGCTCAAGAAAGGGATCAACTATCTCGTCCACGCATCCCTTCCCAATCCTATCGATAGCAAGTGCAGCCAAGTTAACTTCACATTGAGGTCGAGCAAAATCAACCACCTTCATCGCGGTTATAATCTCTACTAATACTACCCCAAAACTGTAAACATCACTTTTATCGGAAAGATGGAAGTTTTGATGGTATTGAGGATCCACATAGCCCGGAGTCCCTTGTGGAGCCGTTGATATGTATGACGATTCTGTCATCCCAAGTCGAGAAAGACCAAAATCTGCTACCTTTGACTTGTAGTTGTAATCCAGGAGTATATTGGTGGATTTGATATCTCTATGATAGATTGGTGGATTCATTTCTGAATGGAGATAAGCTATAGCATTAGCAGTTTCAGAGGCGATGGTGAGCCTTATGGTCCACGGAAGTCCTTGGCCCCTCTCTCGTTGAAGATGTTCAGATAGAGTTCCATTAGGCATATATTCATAGACGAGGATCTGTTCACCTCCCTCTATGCAGCAACCTAAGAGGCGCACCAGATTCGGGTGGCTCACAGAGGAAAGGAGTTTGATCTCATTCATGACTTGATCAACGCCATTGGTGTCTCGACGGTTGATCTTCTTTATGGCAACCCACTCATCGTTGTGGAGTTTTCCTGCATAAACTGTACCAAAAGCCCCTGTGCCCAGCCTTTGTTTTTCAGCGAAGCAGTTAGTGGCTCTCGCTATTTCTTTATAGGGGAATAATGAAACATTAGAGTTGCCTGCCGCTTCGCTTAGGAGGCGCCTTGCGCTCATTCGGTTTCTCAAGCAAGTTGAACGACGTCGAACAAAGTAACAGAGAAGAAATAGACCGGCCATTAAGAAAGCTCCAGCAATAACCCCTAAGACAAAAGCAAGGCCACGCATGTATTTAGACAAAGCACAAGATAAccaaatatatgaaattttatCAAGTACTACCGGTCATATTTGATCAATATCTCAGCTATGCAACAAGGATTGTATCCCCAGTGGATTTACAGTTCACGCACTCGTGTCTTTAAGACTTATCATGTCTAAAAATGAGATACGGAGAAGGAAGAAGCGGAAACAATTTGAAGAGGGGAAAAAGAGGTAACATACCTGAGCATATGTAAATTTGAAAAGGAGAGAGCAGAAAGTTTACCTCCAATAAGAGCACCAACTCTAGTTGTTCCCCCACAGCGACCAGACATGTACTTTGATGGACTGCACTCGGAAACTAGAGGCACGGAAACCAGTATAAATAACGATTAGAACAAAATAAGCCGGGATTGAAATTGTGATGCTATGCACATTtcagtttaatttaatttaacccCATTTCcccttaattaattaactgTTTGGTTATCTCACAAAACAAACCCATAGAAAAACATGCATAGTGACGTGGTAGCACGTCATTGGCCAAGTCCAAAATCCCCACCCAAACGGAATTGTCTACTTTTCCACCGCTCGTCAAGGACCATGACTACTAAAAATTTCCGAAGAATCAAAATGCCCGGATGACTAACCTCTCCGGCAACCCCACCCGAGATTGAACCCGTCGCCGTCGAACCCATCATTGCATCTACATCGGTACCCTTCCGGCATCCCATCGCCGAGCTTCACCGTAGTACACGTGGCATTCGCATCGCAGTCGCAGGGTCCCTCGACCCACCATCCCAACTCCACCGTCTCGAACTCCAGCGAGAGAGGCCACTCCCCACCCGACTGAACCGCAAACGACCCGAACAAGTTCTTGCACCCAGTCCGAGTCAAGTCCGAAATTCGTATAACCTCCGACTGATTGTGCTGCTGCGACAGGCAGCTGATGTTATCGGCGCTGGACCTGCAGCTCTCTAAATTGAACTGCTTCCGAACGAAATCGGCCGGAATGATGCAGCCGTTTTGCGGCGCCGAGCAATTCTGGAGGAGAAGGCTGTTGTTCCAAGTCGGGCTGAAGTTCGAGCTGAAGAGTCGGGCCACGGATTCGACCCGACGGTTGCATTTTGCAGGGAGGTTGACGAAGATGCCGTTTGGGGTGACGTTTTGGACTCTGAATTTGCCGAGTGTGATCTCGTTTTTGTCAGAACAGTTCAATGGGATTGCGCAGCTCGGTGAGAATCCAAATGGATAGCGAACAGTTTTGGCTGATTTTCCCGATCCGCATGTGGGTATGCAGGAGCTCGAGTTTTGAGCTTTGGCTATGGCGGCTATGGAGGTTGAAAGGGTAAGGACGCTGACGACGGTGATGAAAGCCAGAGACTTTTGGTGGAGAATGTGGAGAATCATATCCAATTGAGATTAAACTGGGTTTTCATCAGTCATCAAACCTTCTGCAAATTCAAAGATCAATCGgagtgaaaatttgaaaaaaaaaaatgaaaatttgagaTTCTGGGTTTTATTAAAGGAGAAGCAAGCTTAAAACTTGAGAGATTAAATATGGCAGTAGGGAAGCCATCTGCTTTTGTAAATGCAAAATCTTTACCTCTCTGAGAGCTTCTTCAATGATGGGGTTGGATTAATTGCTTCCTACAATTAACTGATTGGATATGTAAAGTTGCATGAAATTTAATGGACTCTGCTAATCTGCCTCTTAATTCAGCTATGTTGAATTTCTGAATTGGCAGCTGTCTGCAACTCCAACTCCTAAAACGTAAAACACATGTTGGGGTGTCAAATTGtcaaatggttttgtttttgctgaGATGTCTGCTGCCTCTTGGTGTTTCTGCAAGCAAAACAATTCGAAATGCCTCGGTTTTTTTGGAATAGGCCCGAGTCCAATGGCAATGATTCGaaacacttttttattttatacactATTTCGAAATCCAATAAATGTTTTCTGACAGAAATGACCTTGAAGGCAATGGGAAATTACAGATATCGGAATGTTGCTAAATTATAAAGGGTTTGACTGACACAAAGGTTGTGTGTGGACAGCATATTAACACACacagattttattttattttttattaaaaaattgtttgatttgatgaAGGTGGGAAGGTGGGAAGGTGCGtctaaatgatgttgttccaacagcatcatCTTCCACTATATTATTccatatgcttttttttttcttttaaataaacaaacaactgcaaaaacaaaaaaaatcatatgcTTTTGGAATGGGCATGTTTTCACTTTTATGTGTAAGTGTGGTAGGATCATAAAAAGGCATACCGATCTTCCACAAATTAGTCTTAAAAGTGTTTGTATGGTGTAAAGGGAAGGTGAAATTttaataaacaaatttaaatagtctttttaatgaaaattcCTTTAAAATACATGTCTAAGTAACATTTTCTATGACATTTATCCAATAACAAGTAAGAAACGAGTGGTTTGATGCAATTATTATTGCTctctaaaatataattttaatttgtgttttcatT
Above is a window of Malus sylvestris chromosome 15, drMalSylv7.2, whole genome shotgun sequence DNA encoding:
- the LOC126601743 gene encoding wall-associated receptor kinase-like 14, which gives rise to MILHILHQKSLAFITVVSVLTLSTSIAAIAKAQNSSSCIPTCGSGKSAKTVRYPFGFSPSCAIPLNCSDKNEITLGKFRVQNVTPNGIFVNLPAKCNRRVESVARLFSSNFSPTWNNSLLLQNCSAPQNGCIIPADFVRKQFNLESCRSSADNISCLSQQHNQSEVIRISDLTRTGCKNLFGSFAVQSGGEWPLSLEFETVELGWWVEGPCDCDANATCTTVKLGDGMPEGYRCRCNDGFDGDGFNLGWGCRRVSECSPSKYMSGRCGGTTRVGALIGGVIAGAFLMAGLFLLCYFVRRRSTCLRNRMSARRLLSEAAGNSNVSLFPYKEIARATNCFAEKQRLGTGAFGTVYAGKLHNDEWVAIKKINRRDTNGVDQVMNEIKLLSSVSHPNLVRLLGCCIEGGEQILVYEYMPNGTLSEHLQRERGQGLPWTIRLTIASETANAIAYLHSEMNPPIYHRDIKSTNILLDYNYKSKVADFGLSRLGMTESSYISTAPQGTPGYVDPQYHQNFHLSDKSDVYSFGVVLVEIITAMKVVDFARPQCEVNLAALAIDRIGKGCVDEIVDPFLEPDRDAWTLYSVNKVAELAFRCLAFHSDMRPSMTEVAEELEFVRRSGWATMKENICMGSSVASSCSSPYNGSEKSFGGATAKKAGIRSQRSIVSLRVDSSLASMEEDKDSSPVSVHDPWLSEQSSPSTNSLLGNVVK
- the LOC126601746 gene encoding thioredoxin-like protein HCF164, chloroplastic — protein: MGRVASNPVSLHRSRPCFQTPRLHHYVKPTLHFPNHHRRFPTVSCQQTPNPPDPSTTEKSVAEPGSVSDSSSQATTSSTSSGPPEFPNKNTNRQVAVVSTLAAVVLFLSGRLDFGVSLKDLSLAALPYEEALSNGKPTVVEFYADWCEVCKELAPDVYKVEQQYKDRVNFVMLNVDNTKWEQELDEFGVEGIPHFAFLDKAGNEEGNVVGRLPEKYLLENVDALARGEASIPHARVVGQFSSAEARKVHQVPDPRSHG